Proteins encoded in a region of the Anoxybacillus amylolyticus genome:
- a CDS encoding (Fe-S)-binding protein translates to MTTTKERTAMQRQFQTNMDEDELMNCMRCGFCLPTCPTYIESGFQESHSPRGRIALMKAVVDGVIEPDDDVEQSLAMCLGCRACEPVCPSGVRYGHLLEEARSIIAQHKQYPFVVRVLRNVVFQWLFPHPRRLRLVTALLGFYQRSGLQEMVQSLGFFKLFPPHLAMMERVLPKVPAWKEMNNRPNQLAPKGRKKRRVAFFTGCLMDTMFMNINDATMKLLQLAGCEIVIPSHQVCCGALHGHGGEKAQAKELAKRNIEAFERLDVDYIVTNAGGCGAFLIEYDHLLEDDSEWNERAKTFTKKIKDISEVLLELEFSSIGLKVSPQIVTYQDSCHLRNVMKVASAPRQLLQAIEGVEFREMRDADRCCGSAGIYNIVQPDMSMQILDYKMSQAKQTNATTIVTANPGCLLQMKLGIEREGLAGRVRAVHIVELLLEAAETNKLFVANEQLRATTRKTS, encoded by the coding sequence ATGACGACAACAAAAGAACGGACAGCGATGCAACGACAATTTCAAACGAACATGGATGAAGACGAACTAATGAACTGTATGCGTTGTGGATTTTGCTTGCCAACATGCCCAACATACATCGAATCAGGCTTTCAAGAATCGCATTCCCCGCGCGGTCGCATTGCGCTAATGAAGGCGGTGGTCGATGGGGTTATTGAGCCGGATGATGATGTAGAGCAGTCGCTTGCAATGTGCCTTGGTTGCCGAGCATGTGAGCCAGTATGTCCTTCTGGCGTCCGCTATGGACATTTACTGGAAGAAGCGCGCAGCATTATTGCCCAACATAAACAATATCCGTTCGTTGTGCGTGTGCTCCGTAACGTAGTGTTTCAGTGGCTATTTCCACATCCACGACGCTTGCGCTTGGTGACAGCGTTGCTCGGTTTTTATCAGCGGTCAGGTTTGCAGGAAATGGTTCAAAGTCTTGGTTTTTTTAAGTTGTTTCCACCACATTTGGCTATGATGGAACGAGTATTGCCAAAAGTGCCGGCATGGAAAGAAATGAATAACCGCCCAAATCAGCTTGCGCCGAAAGGAAGAAAAAAGAGACGAGTGGCGTTTTTTACCGGCTGTTTAATGGATACGATGTTTATGAACATAAACGATGCGACAATGAAACTATTACAATTAGCAGGATGCGAAATCGTCATTCCATCTCACCAAGTGTGTTGCGGGGCACTGCATGGACATGGCGGAGAAAAAGCACAAGCAAAAGAATTGGCAAAGCGAAATATCGAAGCATTTGAGCGGTTAGATGTCGATTACATCGTCACGAACGCAGGTGGATGCGGTGCGTTTTTAATTGAATACGACCATTTGTTGGAAGATGATAGCGAATGGAACGAACGAGCGAAAACATTCACGAAAAAAATAAAAGACATTTCGGAAGTATTACTAGAATTAGAGTTTTCGAGCATCGGGCTAAAAGTATCTCCACAAATCGTGACGTACCAAGATTCTTGCCATTTGCGTAACGTGATGAAAGTAGCAAGCGCCCCAAGGCAATTGCTGCAAGCGATTGAAGGAGTGGAATTTCGCGAGATGAGAGATGCTGACCGTTGCTGCGGTTCGGCAGGGATTTATAACATTGTGCAGCCAGATATGTCGATGCAAATTCTCGATTATAAAATGTCGCAAGCGAAGCAAACGAACGCGACGACTATTGTGACCGCTAATCCAGGCTGTTTGTTGCAAATGAAACTAGGAATTGAGAGAGAAGGATTGGCAGGACGGGTACGTGCAGTGCATATCGTTGAGCTTTTGCTAGAAGCAGCGGAAACAAACAAGTTATTTGTAGCGAACGAGCAGTTGCGAGCAACTACGCGCAAAACATCGTAA
- a CDS encoding C40 family peptidase → MRKTATITLLSFVLLFSSLFVNVFKAEAAINPQRIITEAKKFIGTPYKFGGTSPSGFDCSGFVYYTHKRIGKTLPRSSTLMFQRGSSVHKSHLRPGDLVFFSTYKKGASHVAIYIGNNLIIHATSKGVTIDNLNSAYWSSKFIGAKRVV, encoded by the coding sequence ATGAGAAAAACAGCTACTATCACTCTTTTATCATTCGTACTCCTATTTAGCTCTCTTTTTGTTAACGTTTTCAAAGCAGAAGCAGCGATAAACCCACAACGGATTATCACAGAAGCAAAAAAATTTATCGGGACACCGTATAAATTTGGCGGCACTTCACCTAGCGGATTTGACTGCTCTGGGTTCGTTTATTATACACATAAAAGAATCGGAAAAACGCTTCCTCGTTCTTCCACGTTAATGTTTCAACGGGGATCATCTGTACATAAATCTCATTTACGTCCAGGGGATTTAGTCTTTTTCAGTACATACAAAAAAGGCGCTTCCCATGTCGCCATCTATATTGGTAATAACCTAATCATCCATGCTACATCAAAAGGTGTCACCATTGATAACTTAAACAGCGCTTACTGGAGCTCTAAATTTATTGGAGCAAAGCGTGTTGTATAA
- the glcD gene encoding glycolate oxidase subunit GlcD, translated as MVSDSVKQQLIAIVGHDNYDDSKAGRLVYSYDATPQFQSLPDAVIAPRNTREVAEIVRICNEHRLPIVPRGSGTNLCAGTCPVKGGIVLLFKHMNNILEIDEENLTVTVQPGVITLDLIKAVEAKGLFYPPDPSSMKISTIGGNINENSGGLRGLKYGVTRDYVLALEVVLANGEIIRTGGKLAKDVAGYDFTRLFVGSEGTLGVITEATLKLIPMPETKKTALALYEDLEAAARSVSKIIANKIIPATLEFLDKPTLEVVEDYARIGLPTDVNAVLLMEQDGPPEVVERDMKRMVEICEEEKAIVQIARSEAEADALRTARRSALSALARLKPTTILEDATVPRSELAKMVKAINEIAQKYDVKICTFGHAGDGNLHPTCPTDARDREEMERVEKAFEEIFAKAIELGGTITGEHGVGAMKAPYLEWKLGKAGIEAMKAVKQALDPNGIMNPGKIFAKNERKRVVVTR; from the coding sequence ATGGTTTCCGACAGCGTAAAACAACAGCTCATCGCAATTGTTGGTCATGATAATTATGATGATTCTAAAGCAGGAAGGCTTGTTTATTCCTATGATGCTACGCCGCAATTTCAGTCGTTGCCGGATGCGGTCATCGCGCCAAGAAATACAAGGGAAGTGGCGGAAATTGTGAGAATTTGCAATGAACATCGCCTCCCAATCGTTCCGCGTGGCTCAGGGACAAACCTTTGCGCGGGCACATGCCCAGTTAAAGGTGGCATTGTTCTTTTATTTAAACATATGAACAACATTTTAGAAATCGATGAAGAAAATTTAACCGTAACCGTTCAGCCCGGGGTCATTACGCTTGATCTGATCAAAGCGGTAGAAGCGAAAGGGCTATTTTACCCTCCCGATCCGAGTTCGATGAAAATATCGACGATCGGTGGAAATATCAATGAAAATTCTGGCGGGTTGCGCGGCTTGAAATACGGGGTGACCCGGGACTATGTGTTGGCGCTTGAAGTAGTGCTGGCAAACGGCGAAATCATTCGAACGGGCGGGAAATTAGCGAAAGACGTTGCCGGTTACGATTTCACTCGTTTGTTTGTCGGTTCAGAAGGAACATTGGGGGTTATAACAGAGGCGACGTTAAAACTTATTCCGATGCCGGAGACGAAAAAAACAGCGCTTGCGTTGTATGAGGATTTAGAAGCAGCCGCTCGTTCTGTTTCGAAAATTATCGCCAACAAAATCATCCCAGCAACATTAGAGTTTTTAGACAAGCCGACGTTAGAGGTCGTGGAAGACTATGCTCGCATCGGGTTGCCGACCGACGTGAACGCCGTTTTATTAATGGAACAAGATGGACCGCCGGAAGTAGTAGAACGTGATATGAAGCGAATGGTAGAAATTTGCGAAGAAGAAAAGGCAATCGTTCAAATCGCTCGTTCCGAAGCGGAAGCCGATGCGCTTCGCACTGCTCGCCGGTCAGCGTTATCCGCCTTAGCACGGCTGAAGCCGACAACGATTTTAGAAGATGCGACAGTGCCGCGTTCAGAACTGGCGAAAATGGTCAAAGCAATTAATGAAATCGCGCAAAAATATGACGTGAAAATTTGTACGTTTGGGCACGCAGGAGATGGCAATCTTCATCCGACATGTCCGACCGACGCGCGTGATCGGGAGGAAATGGAGCGGGTGGAAAAAGCGTTCGAAGAAATTTTTGCAAAAGCAATTGAACTTGGCGGCACGATCACAGGCGAGCATGGCGTTGGGGCAATGAAGGCACCGTATTTGGAATGGAAGTTGGGCAAAGCAGGGATTGAGGCGATGAAAGCGGTAAAACAAGCGCTTGACCCAAACGGCATTATGAATCCGGGGAAAATATTCGCAAAAAATGAACGAAAACGCGTGGTGGTGACGAGATGA
- a CDS encoding L-lactate permease — protein sequence MWKQDFTPVADQLALSAVVALIPILYFFWALAVKRMKGYVAGLTTLAVALVIAVIAYKMPVGMAVMSVTQGAVYGLLPIGWIIITSVFLYKLTVKTGQFDTIRNSVLSITEDRRLQALLIAFSFGAFLEGAAGFGAPVAISAALLVGLGFNPLYAAGLCLIANTAPVAFGAIGIPITAVAGPTGIPAMDISKMVGRQLPFLSVFIPFYLVLIMAGWKKTVEVLPAILVSGVSFALTQYASSNFLGPELPDILSALVSLVALAVFLKVWKPKSVYRFANDAHSEVAVSAQHTTHTSGEVFKAWSPFLVLTAFISIWGIPQVKLALTGHYEGTNALLQALNKLGSYLTFMPEVPGLSNKIVNASGQPILAVYKLELLGAAGTAILFAAIVTKFIVRISWGEWVATFGETLNELKFPIITIASVVGFAYVTNASGMSTTPGMALAKTGSLFAFFSPFLGWLGVFITGSDTSSNLLFGNLQKVTATSLGIDPVLAVAANSSGGVVGKMISPQSIAVACAAVGLAGKESDLFRFTVKHSIFLIILIGILTFLQSTVLSWMIP from the coding sequence ATGTGGAAACAAGATTTTACGCCAGTTGCTGATCAATTGGCACTGTCGGCGGTTGTTGCCCTCATTCCAATTTTATATTTCTTTTGGGCGCTGGCAGTAAAACGAATGAAAGGGTATGTAGCGGGGCTGACGACGCTAGCTGTTGCGCTGGTTATTGCTGTAATCGCTTACAAAATGCCGGTCGGCATGGCGGTCATGTCGGTAACGCAAGGAGCAGTGTACGGGCTTTTGCCAATCGGTTGGATTATTATCACGTCTGTCTTTTTATATAAACTGACCGTGAAAACAGGGCAGTTTGACACGATTCGTAATTCGGTCTTGTCGATTACGGAAGATCGTCGGTTGCAAGCGTTGTTAATCGCCTTTTCGTTTGGCGCATTTTTAGAAGGGGCTGCTGGATTTGGAGCACCGGTTGCCATTTCTGCCGCATTGCTTGTCGGCTTAGGATTTAATCCTTTATACGCTGCGGGACTTTGTTTAATTGCGAATACAGCGCCAGTTGCGTTTGGCGCCATTGGGATTCCGATTACCGCTGTCGCTGGCCCGACGGGCATTCCAGCGATGGATATTTCGAAAATGGTCGGCCGCCAGTTGCCGTTTTTATCTGTATTTATTCCGTTTTACCTCGTGTTAATCATGGCTGGATGGAAAAAAACAGTTGAAGTGTTGCCAGCTATTTTAGTATCCGGTGTGTCGTTTGCGCTTACCCAATATGCAAGCTCAAACTTTTTAGGACCGGAATTGCCGGATATTTTATCGGCGCTCGTTTCGTTAGTCGCCTTAGCTGTGTTTCTAAAAGTTTGGAAGCCGAAAAGTGTGTATCGGTTTGCAAATGACGCTCATTCCGAAGTAGCGGTATCCGCGCAACACACAACCCATACAAGCGGTGAAGTATTCAAAGCATGGTCTCCGTTTTTAGTATTAACAGCATTCATTTCCATTTGGGGAATCCCACAAGTAAAGCTAGCCTTAACAGGACATTATGAAGGTACGAACGCATTATTGCAAGCGCTTAATAAACTAGGCTCTTATCTCACCTTTATGCCGGAAGTGCCTGGACTAAGCAACAAAATCGTGAATGCGAGTGGTCAACCAATTTTAGCCGTTTATAAATTAGAATTGCTCGGGGCAGCCGGAACGGCGATTTTATTCGCCGCGATTGTTACGAAATTTATCGTCCGTATTTCTTGGGGGGAATGGGTTGCGACGTTTGGCGAAACGCTTAACGAATTGAAGTTTCCGATTATCACGATCGCTTCGGTCGTCGGGTTTGCCTATGTCACGAACGCTTCTGGCATGAGCACAACGCCTGGAATGGCGTTGGCGAAAACAGGTTCATTGTTTGCCTTCTTCTCGCCATTTTTAGGCTGGCTTGGCGTATTTATTACCGGTTCCGATACATCGTCGAACTTGTTGTTTGGAAACTTACAAAAAGTAACAGCGACATCGCTTGGCATCGATCCAGTACTTGCAGTAGCAGCGAACTCCTCTGGTGGGGTTGTCGGAAAAATGATTTCTCCGCAATCGATTGCGGTTGCCTGTGCCGCAGTAGGATTGGCAGGCAAAGAATCTGATTTATTCCGCTTTACGGTGAAACATAGCATTTTCTTAATCATTTTAATTGGTATTCTCACATTCTTGCAGTCAACCGTATTATCGTGGATGATTCCTTGA
- a CDS encoding YojF family protein yields MQPIHMEEVQKALNRFTNQDVYLHLETTNGAYASHHNEGFFAAGAYIRNGRIRFSRAKIAGKGPYRVGLKLDFGWVYAEGLTDWEVTDTEQLLLAGHDYEGKLAVALQLSYEPF; encoded by the coding sequence GTGCAGCCGATTCATATGGAGGAAGTACAAAAAGCACTAAACCGTTTCACCAATCAAGATGTCTATTTGCATTTAGAAACGACCAATGGCGCTTATGCGTCTCACCATAATGAAGGGTTTTTTGCTGCGGGGGCATACATTCGCAATGGCCGCATCCGTTTCAGCCGTGCCAAAATCGCCGGCAAAGGGCCTTACCGTGTCGGATTGAAATTGGACTTTGGCTGGGTATACGCGGAAGGATTAACCGATTGGGAAGTGACCGACACAGAACAGCTGCTATTAGCCGGACATGATTATGAAGGAAAATTAGCTGTTGCTTTACAGCTAAGCTATGAGCCGTTTTAA
- a CDS encoding FadR/GntR family transcriptional regulator, with protein sequence MEYKQIKPKKIYEEVAEAIFEMIKTGVLKPGDKLDSVQQLAENFQVGRAAIREALTALKAMGLIELKQGEGTYVREFDPAMLSFPISIAALMRKEDIAHLVEVRKLLEVGASGVAARKRTEKDLEAMQYTLQQMEQGIVTGNEELGEQADFLFHMAIAAASQNPILVSLMNNVSEMMIETMRETRRIWLFSKQATSEQLLDEHMQIFAAIQNKDEEAAQERMRNHLSNVENVLKKYLFSS encoded by the coding sequence TTGGAATACAAACAGATTAAGCCAAAAAAAATTTACGAGGAAGTTGCGGAAGCCATTTTTGAAATGATTAAAACTGGTGTGCTTAAACCAGGCGATAAATTGGATTCGGTCCAGCAATTGGCGGAAAACTTCCAAGTAGGGCGCGCAGCGATTCGCGAAGCGCTAACCGCTTTAAAAGCAATGGGATTAATCGAATTAAAACAAGGCGAAGGGACATATGTGCGAGAATTTGACCCCGCCATGTTGTCGTTTCCGATTTCTATCGCTGCACTTATGCGCAAAGAAGACATCGCTCATTTAGTGGAGGTGCGCAAACTGCTCGAAGTCGGTGCATCTGGAGTTGCGGCACGAAAGCGGACAGAGAAAGATTTGGAAGCAATGCAATATACGCTTCAGCAAATGGAACAAGGCATTGTCACTGGCAACGAAGAGCTTGGGGAACAAGCGGACTTTTTATTTCATATGGCGATTGCTGCCGCATCGCAAAACCCAATTTTAGTGAGCTTAATGAATAACGTATCGGAAATGATGATCGAAACGATGCGAGAAACGCGGCGAATTTGGTTGTTTTCTAAACAAGCGACAAGCGAGCAACTGCTTGATGAACATATGCAAATTTTTGCTGCCATCCAAAACAAAGATGAAGAAGCCGCTCAAGAACGGATGCGAAATCATTTATCCAACGTCGAAAACGTATTAAAAAAATATCTTTTTTCTTCCTAA
- a CDS encoding DnaJ family domain-containing protein, giving the protein MDIIWKIADEKIREAIKAGAFNALPGFGKPMDIDDLSHIPEELRIGYLMLKNAGYVSEATDLKKELMTIEDLLRCCEEEKEKDRLTQKWNEKLLRLKAVMRNRITSNSLALREYQQRIDEKFR; this is encoded by the coding sequence ATGGATATCATTTGGAAAATAGCGGATGAAAAAATTCGCGAAGCGATAAAAGCCGGCGCGTTTAACGCTTTGCCCGGATTTGGAAAACCAATGGATATTGATGATTTGTCGCACATCCCCGAAGAATTGCGCATCGGCTATTTAATGTTAAAAAATGCTGGATACGTATCGGAAGCTACTGATTTGAAAAAAGAGTTAATGACCATTGAAGATTTGCTTCGCTGTTGTGAAGAGGAGAAAGAAAAAGATCGGTTGACACAGAAATGGAATGAGAAATTGTTGCGGTTGAAGGCGGTGATGAGAAATCGCATCACAAGTAATTCGCTTGCATTAAGAGAGTACCAGCAACGAATTGACGAGAAATTTCGTTAA
- a CDS encoding NAD(P)-binding protein, which produces MYPVMLQIANKPVVVVGGGDVAERKVVGLLEANAAVTVVSPAVTKALKELAENGKIHWKEKLFSADDIDGAFLVIAATNDRHVNETVAQVAKPHQLINIVDDPERSNFHVPSVVRRGKLTISVSTNGASPTLAKQIRNEIANIYDEEYERYVDFLLACRRYILQHIDDASIRRSIFQTIATESFRKNGTWEEQLRELIARYKKQP; this is translated from the coding sequence ATGTATCCTGTGATGCTACAGATCGCGAATAAGCCGGTAGTCGTCGTTGGCGGTGGGGACGTAGCGGAACGAAAAGTGGTGGGGTTATTAGAGGCGAATGCTGCTGTTACGGTCGTTTCGCCGGCTGTGACGAAGGCGCTAAAGGAATTGGCGGAGAATGGAAAGATTCACTGGAAGGAAAAATTGTTTTCCGCTGATGACATAGATGGAGCGTTTCTTGTTATTGCGGCAACGAATGACCGTCACGTCAATGAAACGGTGGCGCAAGTAGCGAAACCGCACCAACTCATCAATATTGTCGATGACCCTGAGCGCTCGAATTTTCATGTGCCGTCCGTTGTTCGTCGTGGGAAGCTGACGATTTCCGTGTCCACCAATGGCGCAAGTCCAACACTTGCCAAACAAATTCGCAATGAGATTGCGAATATATACGATGAAGAATATGAACGGTACGTCGATTTTTTATTAGCGTGCCGTCGCTATATTTTACAGCATATTGATGACGCAAGCATAAGACGGTCGATATTTCAGACGATTGCGACTGAATCATTTCGGAAAAACGGCACTTGGGAAGAACAATTGAGGGAGCTCATTGCTCGATACAAAAAGCAGCCATGA
- a CDS encoding putative bifunctional diguanylate cyclase/phosphodiesterase, whose amino-acid sequence MLPNAMEYILFLFFILLMVTFVQRQMNRLIQKKLHVSMFQIAQRLTSVFYMFIFFLLIVGFWYVQHLQKLEQKQYEQFAKHFTSVLASQLLQMDHLLLNEKTSEKNETYVRILQMMTRWQHEHREILSIYTIKKRADGKNYFVVAPETDYNHNGKIDEKKEQHVPIGTLYSERIPELERAFQGKFSMQKEPTSDAWGESVSAFYPIMDTNGRVDGVLGVDFDANEYNERMENERNKGIALTFLVFLISYILYLLLVYIRLEKLVFKKYREELEVSQQQFKLLSEVSMEGIIIHSQGVVLEVNEAACRLFGYSADEMVHMPIKELVAPASLQDLKRTIDEEDTYEMYLRKKDGSVFPAEIIRREYEYGGKKVSVTAVRDITERKKQEETMHYIAFHDDLTGLPNKELLYRVLTEHMEMARTKHEKVAVLFIEMKGLKIVNDLYGYSIGDQVLLATATQIRKVIGEEGVLGRWGGNEFVLVLSNMEKEEQVKELAYQLMEGMEEPLIVNGQEFFMTLKIGISLYPKDGTDSKTLIRKADIARHELSKKAISQFRFFEKQMNRTIHEKMQMERELRKALELEEFEVYYQPQIQLQTGKIVGMEALIRWNHPEKGMIPPNKFIPIAEETGLIIPINEWVMETACRQTEELLAQYPHLTVSVNLSPYEFESRRLVQKILKVLEKTKLPSHCLDVEITERMTMDTEKAIPILKRLKSIGITISIDDFGTGYSSLSYLKKLPIDRLKIDRSFVQNIHEKEAILPTIISLGHNIGVKVLAEGVETEQEAAYLIENQCDEAQGYYYARPLPYRELTAFFAQHTTKRSEGMDNNGYHLENSG is encoded by the coding sequence ATGCTACCGAACGCGATGGAATATATATTGTTTCTGTTTTTTATCCTCCTCATGGTGACATTTGTACAGCGGCAAATGAACCGGCTAATCCAAAAGAAATTACACGTATCGATGTTTCAAATTGCGCAGCGATTGACGAGCGTTTTTTATATGTTTATTTTTTTTCTTTTAATTGTTGGTTTTTGGTATGTTCAACATTTACAGAAACTAGAACAAAAACAATATGAACAATTTGCTAAACATTTTACCTCTGTACTTGCTTCGCAATTATTACAGATGGATCATCTATTGCTCAATGAAAAGACGAGTGAAAAAAACGAAACCTATGTTCGTATTTTACAAATGATGACTCGCTGGCAACATGAACATCGTGAAATACTAAGCATTTACACAATAAAAAAGCGAGCAGACGGAAAAAACTATTTTGTGGTTGCACCAGAAACGGACTATAACCATAACGGAAAAATTGATGAAAAAAAGGAACAACACGTGCCTATTGGGACATTGTATAGCGAACGTATTCCCGAGTTAGAGAGGGCATTTCAAGGAAAATTCAGCATGCAAAAGGAACCGACGAGTGATGCATGGGGGGAAAGTGTTAGCGCCTTTTACCCGATCATGGATACAAACGGACGTGTCGATGGTGTACTTGGTGTCGATTTTGATGCTAATGAATATAACGAACGAATGGAAAACGAACGCAATAAAGGAATTGCACTAACTTTCCTTGTATTTCTTATTAGCTATATTTTGTATTTACTACTTGTGTATATTAGACTAGAAAAACTAGTATTTAAAAAATATCGTGAAGAATTGGAAGTTAGCCAGCAACAGTTTAAACTACTATCTGAAGTATCAATGGAAGGAATTATTATTCATTCACAAGGAGTGGTACTAGAAGTAAACGAAGCAGCTTGCCGGCTATTTGGTTATTCGGCGGATGAAATGGTGCACATGCCAATTAAAGAGTTAGTAGCACCGGCTTCCTTACAAGATTTAAAGCGAACGATAGATGAAGAGGATACGTATGAAATGTATTTGCGAAAAAAGGACGGTTCTGTTTTTCCGGCAGAAATTATTCGGCGCGAATACGAGTATGGGGGAAAAAAGGTAAGCGTAACTGCCGTTCGTGATATTACGGAACGAAAAAAGCAGGAAGAAACGATGCATTATATCGCTTTTCACGACGATTTAACGGGGCTTCCGAACAAAGAGTTGCTGTATCGGGTGCTGACAGAGCACATGGAGATGGCACGGACGAAACATGAAAAAGTAGCGGTACTATTTATTGAAATGAAAGGATTAAAGATTGTTAACGATTTATACGGTTATTCGATTGGTGATCAAGTACTATTGGCAACAGCAACGCAAATTCGCAAGGTTATTGGCGAAGAAGGTGTACTAGGTCGCTGGGGCGGGAATGAGTTTGTTTTGGTACTGTCAAATATGGAAAAAGAAGAGCAAGTAAAAGAATTAGCTTATCAACTAATGGAGGGGATGGAAGAACCGCTTATCGTGAATGGCCAAGAGTTTTTTATGACTTTAAAAATAGGCATCAGTCTTTATCCAAAAGACGGCACCGACAGCAAGACGTTAATTCGCAAAGCCGATATTGCACGGCACGAATTGTCGAAAAAGGCGATTAGCCAGTTCCGCTTTTTTGAAAAACAGATGAACCGAACAATCCATGAAAAAATGCAAATGGAGAGGGAACTGCGGAAGGCGCTCGAGTTAGAAGAATTTGAAGTGTATTACCAACCGCAAATACAGTTACAGACTGGAAAAATTGTTGGAATGGAAGCACTTATTCGCTGGAACCATCCAGAGAAAGGGATGATTCCGCCCAATAAATTTATTCCGATTGCGGAAGAAACGGGGCTCATTATCCCAATTAATGAATGGGTAATGGAAACAGCTTGTCGGCAAACGGAAGAATTATTAGCCCAATACCCGCATCTAACTGTTTCGGTGAATTTATCGCCATATGAGTTTGAGAGCAGGCGGCTTGTGCAAAAAATACTGAAAGTACTAGAAAAGACGAAATTGCCGTCGCACTGTCTGGACGTCGAAATTACGGAACGAATGACGATGGATACAGAAAAAGCGATTCCAATTTTAAAACGGCTAAAGTCGATTGGGATAACGATTAGTATCGATGATTTTGGCACAGGGTATAGTTCGTTAAGCTATTTAAAAAAATTGCCGATTGACCGGTTGAAAATCGACCGTTCATTTGTGCAAAATATACATGAAAAAGAGGCGATTTTGCCAACGATTATTTCATTAGGGCATAATATTGGCGTAAAAGTATTAGCAGAAGGAGTAGAAACAGAGCAAGAAGCCGCGTATTTAATAGAAAATCAATGCGATGAAGCACAAGGATATTATTATGCGAGACCGCTCCCGTATCGTGAGTTAACAGCATTTTTCGCGCAACACACGACCAAGAGGAGCGAAGGGATGGATAACAATGGATATCATTTGGAAAATAGCGGATGA
- the bshB2 gene encoding bacillithiol biosynthesis deacetylase BshB2 translates to MERHILVVFPHPDDESFGVSGTLAMFAEQGVPITYACLTLGEMGRNMGIPPFANRETLPSIRKKELEDACRVIGIHDLRLLGFRDKTVEFEDEELLTDRISAIIAETNPSLIITFYPGYSVHPDHDACGAAVIRAVERMPKEKRPVVHCVAFAKNCEKEIGKPNIVRDVSAVIDKKIAAIQAHRSQTEGLMKAATKYGGDAITRFKTERFWTFKW, encoded by the coding sequence ATGGAAAGACATATTCTCGTCGTATTTCCTCATCCAGACGATGAATCATTTGGTGTTTCGGGGACGTTAGCAATGTTTGCCGAACAAGGTGTTCCAATTACGTATGCATGCTTGACGCTTGGGGAAATGGGACGCAATATGGGGATTCCACCATTCGCCAATCGGGAAACGCTACCGTCCATCCGGAAAAAAGAATTAGAAGACGCTTGCCGGGTCATCGGCATTCACGATTTGCGCTTGCTAGGATTTCGCGATAAAACGGTCGAGTTTGAGGACGAAGAATTACTTACCGACCGCATTAGTGCTATCATCGCTGAAACGAATCCATCGCTTATTATTACGTTCTATCCTGGCTATAGCGTCCATCCCGACCACGACGCATGCGGAGCAGCCGTCATCCGCGCGGTCGAGCGAATGCCAAAAGAAAAACGCCCCGTTGTCCATTGCGTGGCGTTTGCGAAAAACTGTGAAAAAGAAATTGGCAAACCAAACATCGTCCGTGACGTAAGTGCGGTCATTGACAAAAAAATTGCCGCCATCCAGGCGCATCGCTCTCAAACGGAAGGGCTGATGAAGGCAGCAACCAAATATGGAGGCGATGCCATCACACGTTTTAAAACAGAACGGTTCTGGACTTTTAAATGGTAA